In the genome of Pontibacillus halophilus JSM 076056 = DSM 19796, one region contains:
- a CDS encoding YrzQ family protein, producing MNRTITSLAAMGIGAYLYSTARERDLFSQRSMKRMRKRFRRAFR from the coding sequence ATGAACCGTACTATCACTTCTCTAGCAGCGATGGGAATAGGTGCATATCTCTACTCCACAGCCAGAGAGCGGGATTTATTCTCTCAACGATCAATGAAACGTATGCGTAAACGTTTCAGACGAGCTTTTCGTTAA
- the cymR gene encoding cysteine metabolism transcriptional regulator CymR: MKISTKGRYGLTIMIALAKKHGEGPTSLKSIARENELSEHYLEQLIAPLRNAGLVRSVRGAYGGYMLTRDPSEITSGDVIRVLEGPISPVEGIEDEEPAKQALWRRVRDAVKEVLDTTTLQHLAEHDSGEDQEPYMFYI, translated from the coding sequence ATGAAGATCTCAACCAAGGGACGTTACGGTCTGACTATCATGATCGCTCTAGCTAAAAAGCATGGAGAAGGTCCGACGTCATTAAAGTCAATTGCAAGAGAAAATGAATTATCAGAGCATTATCTGGAGCAACTTATTGCCCCACTTCGGAACGCTGGTCTTGTACGAAGCGTTCGAGGAGCGTATGGCGGGTACATGTTAACACGTGACCCGAGTGAAATTACGAGTGGGGATGTCATCCGAGTACTTGAAGGCCCAATCAGCCCGGTCGAGGGAATTGAAGATGAAGAGCCGGCCAAGCAAGCTCTTTGGAGACGTGTGAGAGATGCAGTGAAAGAAGTGCTAGATACAACTACTCTACAACATTTAGCTGAACACGATTCTGGTGAAGACCAGGAACCTTACATGTTTTATATTTAA
- a CDS encoding ATP-dependent RecD-like DNA helicase, giving the protein MDSERVLEDETTEEKSYVKGELLRMIFRNDEEHFSIALIKIQETNESFNEKEIVIKGYFPRLDKGEHYLFYGEKAYHPKFGEQYQVNHYTKEIPTSKEGIVLYLSSDLFYGIGKRTAERIVGTLGEGAIQRILDDPSCLDQVPHLKADKRDQLVADLKKHQGFEHIVITLSEYGFGLQMTQRIYEQYQDQTLELLAENPYQFVFDIEGFGFKRADEVARQHNISMDHPTRVQAACMYALNQWIQDGHVYVPFEKVFDEAYAVLKTDEHEISYETIAEQLVQLSDEERVVVEQERAYLPSLYYAEKGLTTQIHRIMLSDVEDTFTQSDVMKVVGEIEEEEGLSYGKEQYEAIEKALHSKINILTGGPGTGKTTVIKGIVTAYAKLQRKSLNPADYGNDDAFPFVLTAPTGRAAKRMNESTGIPAVTIHRLLGWSGGDSFDRDQNNQLDGKIIIIDEFSMVDIWLANKLFKAIPDDMQVLIVGDEDQLPSVGPGQVLSDLLASDQLPATQLREVYRQKEGSKIIQLAHEMKDGICTDQTLQRANDFNFIACSEQQTMPVIEQVYEKALSKGHTVRDIQILAPMYRTKNGIHELNEQIQQLANPTSGQKRQLKLKDVTFRTGDKVIQLVNQPESGVYNGDIGEIVAIYEEDETKEQTEKLVVDYDGKEVEYLKKDANQLMHAYCTSIHKSQGSEFSIVILPVVRGYSRMLRRNLLYTAVTRSKSSLIIVGDKHAFKRGVETVDTNKRYTSLQERLKEVMDKEPNEVEVIDDEEELSPYDFM; this is encoded by the coding sequence ATGGATTCAGAACGCGTGTTAGAAGACGAGACAACAGAAGAAAAGAGCTATGTTAAAGGTGAACTGTTACGAATGATCTTCCGGAATGACGAGGAGCACTTTTCTATTGCTCTTATTAAGATTCAAGAGACGAATGAATCGTTTAACGAGAAAGAAATAGTGATTAAAGGATATTTCCCTCGTCTTGATAAGGGAGAACATTATCTGTTCTACGGAGAGAAGGCCTACCATCCGAAATTCGGAGAACAGTATCAAGTGAATCATTATACAAAGGAGATTCCTACGTCGAAAGAAGGAATCGTTCTGTATTTATCCAGTGATTTATTCTATGGAATTGGGAAGCGTACAGCAGAACGAATTGTAGGTACTCTAGGAGAAGGCGCTATCCAGAGAATCTTAGATGATCCATCCTGTCTCGATCAAGTTCCTCATCTAAAGGCGGATAAGCGTGATCAGCTTGTCGCCGACCTAAAGAAACACCAAGGATTCGAGCATATTGTCATTACATTGAGTGAATATGGCTTTGGATTGCAGATGACCCAACGCATTTATGAACAATACCAAGATCAAACCTTAGAATTATTAGCTGAGAATCCATACCAATTTGTATTTGATATTGAGGGATTCGGATTTAAGCGAGCGGATGAAGTAGCGCGTCAACACAATATCTCAATGGACCACCCAACACGGGTACAAGCAGCCTGTATGTATGCTTTGAATCAATGGATACAAGATGGCCATGTATATGTCCCATTCGAGAAAGTATTTGACGAAGCTTATGCAGTATTAAAGACTGATGAGCATGAAATAAGCTATGAGACCATTGCAGAACAGCTGGTTCAACTTTCTGATGAGGAGCGAGTTGTAGTGGAGCAAGAGCGAGCTTACCTCCCATCTCTTTACTATGCAGAAAAGGGGCTCACAACCCAAATACATCGAATCATGCTCTCGGATGTTGAGGATACCTTTACCCAATCGGACGTCATGAAAGTGGTGGGTGAGATTGAAGAGGAAGAGGGATTAAGCTATGGGAAAGAGCAATATGAAGCCATAGAGAAAGCTCTTCACTCAAAAATCAACATCTTAACAGGTGGTCCAGGTACAGGGAAGACGACGGTAATTAAAGGAATTGTCACAGCTTACGCTAAACTGCAGCGTAAATCGCTTAACCCAGCAGATTATGGGAACGATGACGCCTTTCCATTTGTCCTTACTGCTCCAACAGGACGTGCGGCTAAGCGTATGAACGAGTCTACTGGTATTCCAGCGGTTACGATTCACCGCTTGCTCGGCTGGAGTGGGGGGGACTCATTTGATCGTGACCAAAATAACCAATTGGACGGGAAGATTATTATCATTGATGAATTTTCCATGGTCGATATTTGGCTTGCCAATAAGTTATTTAAGGCGATTCCTGATGACATGCAAGTACTCATCGTAGGGGATGAAGACCAGCTTCCTTCTGTTGGTCCAGGTCAAGTACTCTCTGATTTATTGGCTTCAGACCAGCTGCCTGCTACCCAGTTAAGGGAAGTGTATCGCCAAAAAGAAGGCTCGAAAATCATCCAGTTAGCCCATGAAATGAAAGACGGAATTTGCACAGACCAAACGCTACAGCGTGCTAATGACTTTAATTTTATTGCCTGCTCTGAACAACAAACCATGCCAGTAATTGAACAAGTGTATGAGAAAGCATTAAGCAAGGGTCATACGGTCCGGGACATACAAATTCTTGCACCCATGTATCGTACGAAGAATGGCATACACGAATTAAACGAACAAATCCAACAGCTCGCAAACCCGACGAGTGGTCAGAAACGTCAACTGAAACTAAAGGATGTGACATTCCGAACGGGAGATAAGGTCATTCAATTAGTCAATCAACCAGAATCGGGTGTGTATAACGGAGATATTGGTGAGATTGTTGCGATTTACGAAGAGGATGAAACGAAAGAACAAACCGAGAAGCTTGTGGTGGATTATGATGGGAAAGAAGTAGAGTACTTAAAGAAAGACGCCAATCAATTGATGCATGCGTATTGTACGTCCATTCATAAATCACAGGGTTCTGAATTCTCGATTGTCATTTTACCAGTCGTTCGTGGATACTCAAGAATGCTTCGGCGTAACTTGTTATATACAGCAGTCACGAGAAGTAAGTCTTCCCTTATTATTGTAGGAGATAAGCATGCCTTCAAACGCGGGGTGGAAACCGTTGATACGAATAAGCGATACACGAGTCTGCAGGAACGTCTTAAGGAAGTTATGGATAAAGAGCCCAATGAGGTGGAAGTAATTGATGATGAGGAAGAACTTTCCCCTTATGACTTCATGTAA
- the mnmA gene encoding tRNA 2-thiouridine(34) synthase MnmA — protein MKEPKDTRVVVGMSGGVDSSVAALLLKQQGYDVVGIFMKNWDDTDEFGVCTATEDFEDVVRVANQLDIPYYSVNFEKQYWDKVFTYFLEEYKAGRTPNPDVMCNKEIKFKAFLEHAMSLGADYLATGHYAQVRQNGDVFEMLRGVDNNKDQTYFLNQLDQDVLSKVMFPLGHMDKSEVREIAKENDLATATKKDSTGICFIGERNFKQFLSEYIPAQPGNMETMDGEVKGKHDGLMYYTLGQRQGLGIGGPGEPWFVIGKDVERNVLYVGQGYHNDYLYSTGLEASEMNWSLNNVPTESFEATAKFRYRQEDTAVTVHPLEGGKIKVDFHEPQRAVTPGQAVVLYDDQVCLGGATIDEVIKDGSNMTYVG, from the coding sequence ATGAAAGAACCGAAAGATACACGTGTTGTAGTCGGGATGTCTGGAGGAGTCGATTCTTCCGTTGCCGCACTACTTCTAAAACAACAAGGCTACGATGTAGTCGGCATTTTCATGAAGAACTGGGATGATACAGACGAATTTGGTGTCTGTACAGCAACAGAAGACTTTGAGGATGTTGTCCGCGTAGCGAACCAATTAGATATCCCATATTACTCTGTGAACTTCGAGAAGCAATATTGGGACAAAGTATTTACGTACTTCCTTGAAGAGTATAAAGCCGGACGTACTCCGAACCCAGACGTTATGTGTAACAAGGAAATTAAATTTAAAGCGTTTCTTGAGCATGCCATGTCTCTAGGAGCTGATTATTTAGCGACAGGACACTATGCACAAGTTCGCCAAAACGGAGATGTATTCGAAATGCTCCGTGGTGTGGATAACAATAAAGACCAAACGTATTTCTTAAATCAGTTAGACCAAGACGTTCTCTCTAAAGTTATGTTCCCACTTGGGCACATGGATAAAAGTGAAGTTCGTGAAATTGCGAAAGAAAATGATCTAGCTACTGCTACTAAGAAAGACTCTACGGGGATTTGCTTTATTGGTGAACGTAATTTCAAACAATTCCTAAGCGAATATATTCCAGCTCAACCTGGCAATATGGAAACGATGGATGGAGAAGTTAAAGGCAAGCACGATGGTCTAATGTACTACACATTAGGTCAACGTCAAGGACTTGGCATTGGTGGTCCTGGTGAGCCATGGTTCGTTATTGGGAAAGATGTTGAGCGAAACGTCCTATACGTTGGGCAAGGCTATCACAATGACTACTTGTACTCGACAGGACTAGAAGCCTCAGAAATGAACTGGAGCTTAAACAACGTTCCAACTGAATCCTTTGAGGCGACGGCTAAGTTCCGTTACCGCCAAGAAGACACAGCTGTTACGGTTCATCCTTTAGAAGGTGGGAAAATCAAAGTTGATTTCCATGAACCTCAACGCGCTGTTACTCCTGGTCAAGCTGTTGTCCTATACGACGATCAAGTTTGTCTAGGTGGAGCAACGATTGATGAAGTCATTAAAGATGGCTCAAATATGACCTACGTTGGTTAA
- a CDS encoding tetratricopeptide repeat protein yields MNYLEQGIQYMQEEKYEEAAQQFVQAIDENPTEPLGYVNFGNLLLHMNDHERAERFFKKAIEVDEQAATAYYGLGNVYYEQQQYQKAQQPFQQAIQKGLEESDAYYMLGLSFLYEEHFKLAIPYLQRATELDKEDAEKKFQYGLCLAQVSELDMAMETFQSVLELDPSHSDAHYNLGVSHLYKEQPQEALSHFDKAIELNPEHMLAAHAKGQVEEAIGKQE; encoded by the coding sequence ATGAACTATTTAGAACAGGGCATTCAATATATGCAAGAAGAGAAATATGAGGAAGCGGCACAACAATTCGTGCAGGCAATTGATGAAAATCCTACTGAACCACTTGGTTACGTGAACTTTGGTAACCTACTATTACACATGAATGATCATGAACGCGCAGAGCGTTTCTTCAAGAAAGCTATTGAAGTGGATGAACAGGCAGCAACCGCCTATTACGGCCTTGGGAATGTTTATTACGAGCAACAACAGTATCAAAAAGCTCAGCAGCCTTTCCAACAAGCGATCCAAAAAGGACTTGAAGAGAGCGATGCGTATTACATGCTTGGCCTTTCTTTCCTTTATGAAGAGCATTTCAAGCTCGCCATTCCGTACCTCCAACGTGCAACAGAACTGGACAAAGAGGATGCAGAGAAGAAATTCCAGTACGGGCTTTGCCTCGCTCAAGTTTCTGAACTGGATATGGCGATGGAGACATTTCAATCTGTCTTAGAGCTCGACCCTTCCCATAGCGATGCGCATTATAATTTAGGCGTATCTCACCTATATAAAGAACAACCTCAAGAAGCGCTTAGCCATTTCGACAAAGCGATTGAGTTAAACCCTGAGCATATGCTCGCTGCTCACGCGAAAGGACAAGTGGAAGAAGCGATTGGAAAACAGGAGTAA
- a CDS encoding AI-2E family transporter, translating to MFTNERYNQWIYRSFFLLLWLLIIFLLMKLYPFYAPALHLLFKLLVPFVVAMFIAYLLHPTIERLHEMHVPRWAAITIIYLLFFGGVGYAVYMMYPIFLRQLSELVEQIPSFVDTYREYILKAYERTAFLPEKVHDRMDELLQSIEARGEQLLVGLGTRLTGMLDVIIFLAVIPVLVFYMLKDFTLMKKTLFRLTPAKYRKEGKEVLQEVDDSLGHYIRGQLLVCLFVGGISIVLLWFIGMRYPLVLGGIMGVTNIIPYFGPILGAIPALVIAFTVSTRMVVFVLIVVLAVQLIESNLLSPYIVGRSLHMHPILIIFALLIGGEIAGIVGMIIAVPALTILRVFAHHTDVFPRGD from the coding sequence ATGTTTACGAACGAGCGATACAATCAATGGATTTATCGAAGTTTCTTTCTCTTACTTTGGTTGCTAATTATCTTCTTGCTTATGAAGTTGTATCCATTCTATGCGCCTGCTTTACACTTGCTGTTCAAGCTACTTGTTCCCTTCGTTGTAGCGATGTTTATAGCGTATTTGCTGCATCCTACGATTGAAAGACTTCATGAAATGCACGTACCGAGATGGGCAGCTATTACAATTATTTATCTTCTTTTCTTTGGGGGAGTTGGCTATGCAGTCTATATGATGTATCCAATCTTTCTAAGGCAGTTAAGTGAACTTGTAGAACAAATCCCTTCTTTCGTTGATACGTACCGAGAATATATCTTAAAGGCTTATGAACGAACCGCTTTCCTTCCTGAGAAAGTCCACGATCGTATGGATGAACTGCTACAATCCATCGAGGCGAGAGGTGAGCAGTTGCTTGTAGGGTTAGGTACTCGTTTAACAGGGATGCTAGATGTCATTATCTTTCTTGCCGTAATTCCTGTACTCGTGTTTTATATGTTGAAAGATTTCACGCTAATGAAGAAGACATTGTTTCGTCTTACTCCTGCTAAGTATCGAAAAGAAGGCAAGGAAGTCCTGCAAGAGGTCGATGATAGTCTTGGGCATTACATACGTGGTCAACTTCTTGTTTGTCTATTTGTAGGAGGAATCTCCATTGTACTTCTTTGGTTCATTGGGATGCGCTATCCTCTTGTTCTTGGGGGGATCATGGGAGTAACGAATATCATCCCGTATTTCGGCCCCATTCTTGGAGCCATACCTGCTCTAGTTATTGCGTTTACTGTTTCAACAAGGATGGTTGTCTTTGTTCTGATTGTTGTTCTTGCTGTTCAGCTAATTGAGAGCAACCTGCTGTCGCCATACATTGTCGGTAGAAGTTTGCATATGCACCCAATCCTAATTATCTTCGCCTTACTGATTGGTGGAGAGATTGCCGGGATAGTGGGGATGATTATCGCCGTCCCAGCCCTCACAATCTTAAGGGTATTTGCCCACCACACAGATGTTTTCCCACGGGGAGATTGA
- a CDS encoding cysteine desulfurase family protein — protein sequence MKPIYFDHAATTPVRSEVIQAMVPVLEEVYGNPSSVHYYGRKARQLLDQARATLAGGLHANEKEIVFTSGGTESDNLAIFGSVEARKHLGNHIITTTVEHHAVLHAAEELEKEGYDVTYLPVDESGRVSIQDLEQALRDDTILVTMMYVNNETGIIQPIQEAAQLLANHQALFHTDAVQAFGTLEVDVTALGVDLLTITSHKINGPKGVGVLYSKEGTMLASRQHGGEQERKRRAGTENTADIHGFAKAVELVRQEQESQSALYKQYREQFIQTLAEQGVNYELNGDREHAVDTIVNISFPGTNVEQLLTNFDLDGIAASSGSACTAGSVEPSHVLTAMYGAGNDRTTNSIRFSFGLANTEENVVQGAEKVAKVVKRLSKTS from the coding sequence ATGAAACCAATCTATTTTGACCATGCGGCAACAACGCCGGTCCGTTCTGAAGTGATACAAGCAATGGTACCTGTGTTGGAAGAAGTTTATGGAAACCCATCTAGTGTACACTATTATGGTAGAAAGGCTCGTCAGTTGCTTGACCAAGCTCGTGCTACATTGGCTGGTGGCCTTCATGCGAACGAGAAAGAAATTGTGTTTACAAGCGGGGGGACAGAATCTGATAACTTAGCCATCTTTGGTTCTGTTGAAGCGCGGAAACATCTTGGGAATCATATTATTACAACTACCGTTGAGCACCACGCTGTTCTTCATGCAGCGGAGGAGTTAGAGAAAGAAGGATATGATGTAACGTATCTACCTGTGGATGAGTCAGGGAGAGTTTCTATTCAAGATCTAGAGCAAGCGTTACGTGACGACACAATTCTTGTAACCATGATGTATGTAAATAATGAAACAGGTATTATTCAACCTATTCAGGAAGCCGCTCAGCTGTTAGCCAATCACCAAGCACTATTCCATACGGATGCCGTTCAAGCATTTGGAACACTCGAGGTGGATGTAACGGCTCTCGGAGTTGACCTGTTAACCATTACATCTCACAAGATTAATGGACCTAAAGGTGTCGGGGTACTTTATAGTAAAGAAGGTACCATGCTCGCTTCTCGCCAACATGGAGGAGAACAAGAACGTAAGCGCCGTGCAGGAACAGAGAACACGGCAGATATCCATGGATTTGCGAAGGCTGTTGAGCTTGTGAGGCAGGAACAAGAATCTCAATCCGCCTTATATAAGCAATACCGTGAGCAATTTATTCAAACCTTGGCCGAACAAGGTGTAAACTATGAACTAAATGGTGATCGGGAACATGCCGTTGATACCATTGTGAATATTAGTTTCCCTGGGACGAATGTAGAACAGTTGCTAACGAATTTCGATCTTGATGGCATTGCAGCGTCTAGTGGATCAGCTTGCACGGCGGGGTCTGTAGAACCTTCTCACGTGTTAACCGCTATGTATGGTGCAGGGAATGATCGAACAACAAACTCCATTCGTTTCAGTTTTGGACTAGCGAATACTGAAGAAAACGTTGTACAAGGCGCTGAGAAAGTCGCTAAGGTTGTCAAACGTTTAAGCAAGACATCATAA
- a CDS encoding replication-associated recombination protein A, whose protein sequence is MKQQPLAFRMRPEHIGDIIGQEHLVGEGKMIRRMVEANRLASMILFGPPGTGKTSMAMALAKTLNVRYKILNAVTDKKKDMEIVVEEAKMSGQLILILDEVHRLDKGKQDFLLPHVESNLITLIGCTTSNPYHSINPAIRSRSHLFEVERLSIENIKEALNRAIEDEDKGLGTMNIQLSSDALDHFAYSSNGDMRSAFNGLELAAYSTPAGEDGTIVIDLEVAEQCMQKKSFSHDKDGDAHYDVLSAFQKSIRGSDVNAALHYLGRLIEAGDVDNIGRRMLVTAYEDIGLANPQAGPRTLHAIQSAERLGFPEARIPLSVAIVELCLSPKSNTAYKSLDAALSDIRKGKSGDVPAHLKDAHYKGAEKLGRGIDYQYPHNYESGWVDQQYLPDSIKDAVYYSPKKTGKFEKGISQVYESIQNKKKN, encoded by the coding sequence ATGAAACAACAACCATTGGCTTTCCGCATGCGTCCTGAACACATCGGAGACATTATCGGCCAGGAGCATTTAGTAGGAGAAGGCAAGATGATTCGTAGAATGGTTGAAGCGAACCGCTTGGCTTCCATGATCCTATTTGGCCCACCAGGTACAGGGAAAACTTCCATGGCAATGGCCTTAGCGAAAACACTAAATGTACGATATAAAATATTGAACGCCGTTACAGATAAGAAGAAAGATATGGAGATTGTTGTAGAAGAAGCGAAAATGTCAGGTCAGCTAATCCTCATCTTAGACGAGGTGCACAGACTGGATAAAGGGAAACAAGACTTCCTCCTCCCTCACGTAGAGAGCAATTTAATTACGTTAATTGGGTGCACAACAAGCAATCCTTACCACTCCATAAATCCAGCTATTAGAAGCCGCTCTCACTTGTTCGAAGTTGAAAGGTTGAGCATTGAGAACATTAAAGAAGCCTTAAATCGTGCTATTGAGGACGAGGATAAAGGACTTGGTACGATGAACATCCAGCTCTCTTCTGACGCCCTCGACCACTTTGCGTATTCTTCTAACGGAGATATGCGTTCAGCGTTCAATGGACTGGAGTTAGCCGCATATTCAACTCCTGCTGGCGAAGACGGAACCATTGTCATTGACCTTGAAGTGGCTGAACAATGTATGCAGAAGAAGAGCTTTTCTCATGACAAGGATGGAGATGCACATTACGATGTGTTGTCTGCTTTCCAGAAATCCATCCGAGGAAGCGATGTGAATGCTGCACTTCATTACCTAGGCAGACTAATTGAAGCCGGTGACGTAGATAATATTGGAAGAAGGATGCTTGTTACTGCCTATGAAGATATTGGTCTAGCGAACCCTCAAGCAGGACCAAGGACGCTGCATGCTATTCAATCAGCTGAGCGACTCGGCTTCCCAGAGGCAAGAATTCCCCTTTCAGTCGCAATCGTGGAGTTATGCCTATCACCTAAATCAAATACAGCGTATAAATCGCTAGATGCTGCCCTTTCAGATATACGTAAAGGAAAAAGTGGTGATGTGCCCGCCCATCTTAAGGATGCTCACTACAAGGGAGCTGAGAAGCTCGGTCGTGGGATTGATTATCAATATCCTCATAATTATGAATCTGGATGGGTAGACCAACAATACCTGCCTGATTCTATTAAAGATGCGGTCTACTATTCACCGAAGAAGACCGGAAAGTTCGAGAAAGGGATCAGTCAAGTATACGAATCCATTCAAAATAAGAAAAAGAACTAG
- a CDS encoding YczE/YyaS/YitT family protein — protein MDRSLLIRWAFFIVGLIILSFGVSMTIEADRFGIGPWDVFHVGLFEQFGLTVGTWSIIAGLVIVGGTALGTKKLPQIGTILNMLLIGVFIDIFTIYVLPTPETFWGNIVMFSLGIMILAYGIGIYVAPGLGAGPRDSLMLLIRDITGWKVQWVRNGIEITVLILGWLLGGPVGIGTILIALFLGTIVGYSLPQMTQWMNRIIERGERYEDLNQGTLRSDYHDRSS, from the coding sequence GTGGATCGATCCTTACTCATTCGCTGGGCATTCTTTATCGTTGGATTAATCATATTATCTTTTGGAGTTTCAATGACGATTGAAGCAGATCGATTTGGTATTGGTCCATGGGATGTGTTTCACGTAGGTCTATTTGAACAGTTTGGGCTTACTGTTGGAACGTGGTCGATCATTGCAGGGCTCGTCATTGTTGGCGGAACTGCACTTGGGACAAAGAAGCTTCCTCAAATCGGAACCATCTTAAACATGCTATTAATCGGTGTATTTATTGATATCTTTACTATTTACGTGTTACCCACTCCAGAAACATTCTGGGGGAATATTGTTATGTTCTCCTTGGGTATCATGATCTTAGCTTATGGGATTGGAATCTATGTGGCACCTGGCCTTGGGGCTGGTCCACGTGATAGTTTAATGCTACTCATTCGTGACATTACAGGTTGGAAGGTACAATGGGTTCGAAATGGAATTGAAATTACTGTCCTTATATTAGGGTGGCTACTTGGAGGACCGGTTGGAATAGGTACAATTCTGATTGCCTTGTTCCTTGGTACGATTGTCGGCTATTCCCTACCTCAAATGACACAATGGATGAATCGCATAATTGAAAGAGGTGAACGCTATGAAGATCTCAACCAAGGGACGTTACGGTCTGACTATCATGATCGCTCTAGCTAA